A single genomic interval of Dreissena polymorpha isolate Duluth1 unplaced genomic scaffold, UMN_Dpol_1.0 chrUn041, whole genome shotgun sequence harbors:
- the LOC127863811 gene encoding uncharacterized protein LOC127863811, whose translation MDPKKRPSLVSSPAQSEAKKISKKYLGNRMSPGKKQRVRRALYSLTVSKDVSLRKAALDNDLSYSMLYRRWKGEVDIFKLNGPSSIFNEAEEEKMARWLSEMAQRGMGLRMVEFLDFVESVVKKEKRKTPFKDGRPGKTCGKQRLTVMFCGSATGQMMPPFLVYPEPKPRGYNPLNGSIEGSDIAFTKKGWMDVDTFSKFIDHFDKFAGTDRPVVLLMDSVSSHVDHSVFMKAIARGIELYRLVPNATHLMQPLDKGVFGPLKSRWHMVSRKYMRENPGKCIGKEVFAQKLTEAYLQFYKPITVINSFKSSGIYPVDSSVITSEMLKPALTFSGPESVADQHAATEDSQVSAEVTKAKGALEVFEETLSTPSRDRYRKRIQEGYNTVGQSPCFDVYQKIYHKANPTLETSTSTLEEQSSHLTGLDILAHAVVTVTTASVATSQPSQINEEKWTENSTVDMVISPVLTESLSFPKDTEAAKPMKQTMLNSLPDNLTSPECIRKMSLKQLEKVRSFAQKVQRAKLSFFKKKNTSTKPEKKRKQPEPNSEIGKRPIIKKLNTSHQKDKVPMDKNDNDSPNAFCKACHMTWEEDQELGLERVWVQCDKCDGWVHSECLSYSLEEDEPFFCPDCL comes from the exons ATGGATCCAAAAAAGAGACCTTCACTTGTGAGCAGCCCTGCCCAATCAGAGgcaaagaaaatttcaaagaaaTATCTCGGAAACCGAATGAGTCCTGGGAAAAAACAGCGAGTGAGAAGGGCTCTGTACAGTCTGACTGTAAGTAAAGATGTGTCGTTGCGGAAAGCTGCGTTGGATAATGATCTGTCTTATTCAATGTTATACAGACGATGGAAAGGAGAAGTTGACATTTTCAAATTAAATGGACCTAGCTCAATTTTTAATGAAGCTGAAGAAGAGAAAATGGCGAGATGGCTTAGTGAGATGGCACAGAGAGGGATGGGCCTTCGAATGGTTGAATTTCTGGACTTTGTGGAAAGTGTTGTAAAAAAAGAGAAGCGAAAAACTCCCTTCAAAGATGGAAGACCCGGCAAAACCTG TGGGAAACAGCGCTTGACTGTGATGTTCTGTGGAAGTGCAACAGGTCAAATGATGCCACCCTTTTTGGTTTACCCAGAGCCAAAACCAAGAGGATACAATCCATTAAATGGATCAATAGAAGGGAGTGACATTGCATTCACAAAAAAGGGATGGATGGATGTAGATACCTTTTCAAAATTCATTGACCACTTTGATAAGTTTGCGGGAACTGACCGTCCAGTGGTGTTATTAATGGACAGTGTAAGCAGCCATGTGGATCATTCAGTTTTCATGAAAGCAATAGCCAGGGGCATTGAGCTGTACCGTTTGGTTCCAAATGCAACACACCTGATGCAACCCCTGGATAAGGGAGTATTTGGACCATTAAAGTCAAGATGGCACATGGTATCCAGGAAGTACATGAGAGAAAATCCAGGAAAATGTATTGGCAAAGAGGTTTTCGCGCAGAAATTGACAGAGGCCTACCTTCAGTTCTACAAACCTATTACAGTAATAAACTCATTTAAATCCTCTGGCATATATCCAGTTGATAGCTCTGTCATCACAAGCGAAATGCTGAAACCGGCATTGACCTTCTCCGGTCCAGAATCTGTGGCAGACCAACATGCTGCCACTGAAGACAGTCAAGTTTCAGCAGAAGTGACAAAAGCAAAAGGAGCACTAGAAGTCTTTGAAGAAACACTTTCTACACCGTCTCGTGACCGTTACAGGAAAAGAATACAAGAAGGTTATAATACTGTAGGGCAGTCTCCATGCTTTGATGTTTACCAAAAGATTTATCACAAAGCAAACCCAACATTGGAAACATCAACATCTACCTTAGAAGAACAAAGTTCCCACTTAACTGGATTGGATATATTGGCACATGCAGTTGTAACTGTGACTACTGCTAGTGTAGCAACAAGTCAACCATCACAAATCAACGAAGAAAAATGGACAGAAAATTCAACTGTTGATATGGTTATATCACCAGTTTTGACCGAGTCCCTGAGTTTTCCAAAGGATACTGAGGCTGCAAAGCCAATGAAACAGACAATGTTAAACAGTTTACCAGACAATCTTACATCACCTGAATGTATTAGAAAAATGTCCTTAAAACAGCTTGAAAAAGTCAGAAGCTTCGCCCAAAAAGTACAAAGAGCTAAACTTTCTTTTTTCAAGAAAAAGAATACAAGCACAAAACCAGAAAAAAAGAGGAAACAACCAGAGCCAAATTCAGAAATAGGGAAAAGGCCTATAATCAAAAAGCTAAACACTTCACACCAAAAGGACAAAGTGCCtatggacaaaaatgacaatGACAGTCCCAACGCATTTTGTAAAGCATGCCATATGACTTGGGAAGAAGACCAAGAACTGGGTCTGGAACGTGTGTGGGTTCAGTGCGACAAGTGTGATGGCTGGGTTCATTCTGAGTGTTTATCATACTCATTGGAAGAAGACGAGCCTTTCTTTTGTCCTGATTGCCTGTAG